CAAGGGTGCGGCCATGCGCGCCAATTCCTTCAACGGCATTCTGGCGCGCGCGCTCGATACGCCGCACCAGATCATGGTCAACGAGATGGTGCTGCGCAGCCAGAGCCAGGCGATCTACAGCCCCGAAAATATCGGCCATTTCGGCCTCAACCTGATGAAATACGCCCATTTCACCTCACCGATCCGGCGTTATGCCGACCTCATCGTGCATCGCGCGCTGGTGGGTTCTCTGGGGTTGGGTGAAGGCGGCATCACCCCACAGGAAGAAGCGACTCTCGACGATATCGCTGCGGAAATCTCCACCTTCGAGCGCCGCGCCATGGCGGCCGAGCGCGACACCGTCAACCGGCTGATCGCGCATCATCTTTCCGAGCGGGTTGGCGAGGAATTCGAGGGTCGGGTCGGTGGTGTCACCAAGGCAGGACTATTTGTCGCGCTTCCGCAGTTTGGCGCTGATGGATTTGTTCCTATATCTACGCTCGGAACCGATTATTTCCTGTACGACGAAGCCCATCAGGCTCTTACGGGGGAAAAGACCGGTCTCGGTTATCAGCTTGGTGACACGGTGCAGGTGAGGCTCGCGGAAGCGGTGCCGCTGGCGGGTGCGCTCAGATTCGATATGCTGAGTCCTGGGCGCAAGATGCCGATGGGCGTACGCTCGTTCCACAAGGCCGGACGGCGGACAGCGCGGGCTGCCGCCAAACCCGGAACACGGCCGCCGAGAAGGCGACGATAACAAGGCGGCCTCAACGGCCGAACGGACGGGAAGGACTTAAGGATGAGTGCACATCAGGGCTCGGAGACCGTTACCTTCGGAGACGATAGCGCCGAACGGCCACTTGGCCGATCCATCATGCGCGGCATGGCCAACCGTTGCCCGGCCTGTGGCAGCGGCCGTCTGTTTCGCGCATGGCTGAAGCCGGTCGATGCCTGCGCGTCCTGCGGCGAAGAAATGCACCATCACCGCTCGGACGACCTTCCACCCTATATCTCCATCGTCATCATCGGCCACATCGCGGTCGGCGGCTTCATGATGACCGACCTGGTCCTCAATATCCCCATGTGGGCGCATTTCGCCATCTGGGTGCCGATCACCATTCTGGCAGCGCTTCTGACGTTGCAACCCATCAAGGGCGGTGTCATCGGCCTGCAATGGGCGCTGCGCATGCATGGATTCGACCGACGGGAGCCGAAAGTGCAGATAGACGGCTCTTCCCACTGATCGAGGGAGAGACCTTGCAGATGCTTCAGCATCCGGTGGGTAAAAAAGCCGCTCATCCTCCGATGCGGCCGCGCGATGCGGCGTCCATCATCCTGTTCGATCGTGCCGGACCAAGGCCGAGGGTCCTCATGGGCCAACGGAGCAAGGCTCACGTCTTCATGCCGGGGGCTTATGTCTTTCCGGGCGGTAAGCGCGACCCTCGCGACCATGCGCTTCCCTTTTCCGGCGATCTCCACCCTGTCGTTCTTCAGCGCCTGACGCTCTCTGCGTCCCGGCGTCTGACCTCCGCCGGCGCCAGAGCGCTAGCACTTGCCGCTGCGCGTGAGCTTTTGGAGGAGACCGGTATGGACCTGGGTTTTGCCGCAGGCGGACCCGATCTCTCCCATTTCCGATATGTGGCCCGCGCCATCACCCCGCCCGGCAATGTGCGGCGCTATGACACGCGATTCTTCTGCTGTTACGCCGATGAATTGCAGCTCGATGTGAGCGGTGCCCGCGATTCCGATGAACTCGGCAACGTGCAATGGCTTGACACGGCAGACCTTTCCGGTCTGAACATGCCCCAAATTACGCGCACGGTTCTCGAAGATGTCACAAAACTCATGATAGGTGATCCCTCACTACCATTTGAAAGCCCCGCGCGGCTCTATGTCACGCGCCACGGCCGCTTCATTCGAGACTTTGTATAAAGGCCGTCATGTCAGATATGAAATGCGAAGAAGCGGACGCCATTCACTGGCCCTCATTGATTGCCGCCATCTCCGCCATCAGTGCGGTGGGCGTCGCCATTGGTCTCGGCCTGCCGCTGCTCTCCATCATCCTTGAGAAGCGCGGTATCTCCTCCACCATGATCGGGGTGAACTCGGCCATGGCGGGCGTCGCGGCAATGATGGCGGCGCCGGTCACCACCAAGATCGCCCATGATTTCGGCGTCGCGCGCACCATGCTGTTCGCCGTCGTCATTTCGGCACTCAGTGCTCTCGGCTTCTATTTCGCCGACGCCTTCTGGATGTGGTTTCCACTGCGAATCGTGTTCCACGGTGCGACCACGACGCTCTTCATCCTGTCGGAATACTGGATCAACATGTCCGCGCCGCCGCGCAAACGCGGCATGGTTCTCGGCATCTACGCCACAGGCCTCGCCGTCGGTTTTGCGGTGGGTCCATTGCTGTTTTCCGCGGTTGGCAGCGAAGGCATCCTGCCCTTCCTCGTTGGCGCGGCGATCATTCTTCTGGCAGCCATCCCGATCTTCATGGCCCGAGGCGAAAGCCCGGAGCTCGATGAGCGGCCGAACCATCATTTCGTGCGGTATGTCTGGCTGGTGCCCATGGCATCCGCCGCGGCCTTTGTCTTCGGGTCGGTACAGGCGGGCGGTCTGTCGCTCTTTCCGATCTATGCCACCCGAGAGGGCTTCAACGAATCACAGGCGGCACTCCTGCTTACCGTGATGGGGATAGGCAACATGGTGTTCCAGATCCCAATTGGCCTTCTTTCAGACCGGATGAAGGACAGGCGCACCATGCTCGGGCTCATGGCCCTTGCGGGCGTCTGTGGCACTCTGGCGTTGCCTTTCCTTGTTGACAGCTGGCTGCTCGTGGCTGCGCTTCTCCTGTTCTGGGGTGGTCTCGTGTCCGGCATGTACACGGTTGGACTGACCCATCTCGGCTCGCGCCTGACGGGTGCCGACCTCGTTGCCGCCAACGCTGCCTTCATCTTCTGTTATGCCGTCGGCACGATTGCAGGACCGCAGGCCGTCGGTATTTCGATGGACCTCGCCGGCACCGATGGTTTCGCCTGGTCTCTGGCCGCATTTTTCGGACTTTACGTGGTGCTTTATATCGTCCGTTTTGTTTTCCGGGCAAAACAGGCTTGACTTTTCGGGCGCGATACGTAGTTTCGCGCCAGATTTAGCCGAGGTCACAAGAGCCTGCGGCTTCTCTTTTGTTTAAAGGCAGGACGACCATGGCGAAAGCTACAACAATCAAGATCAAGCTGCTGTCGACAGCCGACACCGGTACCTTCTACGTCACCACCAAGAACAGCCGTACGTTCACGGACAAGATGACGAAGACGAAGTACGACCCGGTTGTACGCAAGCACGTTGAATTCAAGGAAACCAAGATCAAGTAATTTCTTGATCGGTTCTCCGGCAAATAGCGCGCCCCACGGGCGCGTTTTTTGTTTGTGGCTTCCCCGGCATTCCATCAGGTCGCCGGCTTCGCCGCCCTTCCCTCGTTTGAAAGACGGTGCAAAAAGCCGCTTCCGGTGTGCAATCACTACCTCCCTGGACGCGACGCCCGATCGCAAGCAGCGATCGTCATGCAGAGGCCCGCCTGCAATAGGCACGGCCGGGCAACCAGGCATGGGATGAAGTGGCGCCACAGCCTTCCCGCGACGCGTGCAAGTGATTTCACGTTCGGAAAATGCGACGCGACGGCAGGAAGACCACATTCGCCAACAGGCTCAAACCCGCGTTGCAACAAAGCAAAGAAAACGCCGCTCGCACCCGAGGGCGAGCAGCGTTAAGGCAGGCCAATTTTCAGAAACAAGGCGGTCGACCAACGATGCGATTACGGCACGAGGAACCGATTCGAACATCGCCAGCCGACCGACCCCACGATTCAGGAGATGCGGCGGACCTGAGCATCATGGGGCATTCAAACTACGCAATACCAGCCCCTGACAAGCGAAATCGCGACGGTTAGCCGCCATCATTCATCATCATGAAACGGATAAACCGCTGGGAAGAACTGTTATTCTCAACAATGAGTTTGCGCAGAAGTAAAATAAAAATCAACAAAATCTTAGGCTAAAGTACGGGACCAGGTAGACATGGTTAAGTTTACAAATCTGGTACACTATAGTTCGTGAAACGGCAGAATTCAACGCATTTCTCAACTTTTACTATATTTACATCGACTCATTACATCTTTTCATTGTGAAATGATAAAATACATCCGAACTCAAAGACTTGCAGCATCACACCCCGGCATTCTCCCGTCGGGCCCGCGCTTCCGTCGGACATGACGAAGAATAGCGCAAGAGTGATGACGGCATGCGCGTAGCCGGCTCAGGCAGCTGCTGCGACAACCCGGTTGCG
This genomic interval from Agrobacterium tumefaciens contains the following:
- a CDS encoding DUF983 domain-containing protein, coding for MSAHQGSETVTFGDDSAERPLGRSIMRGMANRCPACGSGRLFRAWLKPVDACASCGEEMHHHRSDDLPPYISIVIIGHIAVGGFMMTDLVLNIPMWAHFAIWVPITILAALLTLQPIKGGVIGLQWALRMHGFDRREPKVQIDGSSH
- a CDS encoding NUDIX domain-containing protein, whose protein sequence is MLQHPVGKKAAHPPMRPRDAASIILFDRAGPRPRVLMGQRSKAHVFMPGAYVFPGGKRDPRDHALPFSGDLHPVVLQRLTLSASRRLTSAGARALALAAARELLEETGMDLGFAAGGPDLSHFRYVARAITPPGNVRRYDTRFFCCYADELQLDVSGARDSDELGNVQWLDTADLSGLNMPQITRTVLEDVTKLMIGDPSLPFESPARLYVTRHGRFIRDFV
- a CDS encoding MFS transporter, encoding MKCEEADAIHWPSLIAAISAISAVGVAIGLGLPLLSIILEKRGISSTMIGVNSAMAGVAAMMAAPVTTKIAHDFGVARTMLFAVVISALSALGFYFADAFWMWFPLRIVFHGATTTLFILSEYWINMSAPPRKRGMVLGIYATGLAVGFAVGPLLFSAVGSEGILPFLVGAAIILLAAIPIFMARGESPELDERPNHHFVRYVWLVPMASAAAFVFGSVQAGGLSLFPIYATREGFNESQAALLLTVMGIGNMVFQIPIGLLSDRMKDRRTMLGLMALAGVCGTLALPFLVDSWLLVAALLLFWGGLVSGMYTVGLTHLGSRLTGADLVAANAAFIFCYAVGTIAGPQAVGISMDLAGTDGFAWSLAAFFGLYVVLYIVRFVFRAKQA
- the rpmG gene encoding 50S ribosomal protein L33 — protein: MAKATTIKIKLLSTADTGTFYVTTKNSRTFTDKMTKTKYDPVVRKHVEFKETKIK